A single window of Candidatus Chlorobium masyuteum DNA harbors:
- the cysD gene encoding sulfate adenylyltransferase subunit CysD, whose amino-acid sequence MDHLDKLEAQSVYILREAYREFKSLCMLWSIGKDSTVMLWLARKAFFGHVPIPLVHVDTHYKIPEMIEYRDRLALEWNLNMIYGENREALDQKLTFPDGNTDRLTCCKYLKSEALKHTLSGEWPRYRMDHELKHYVQDEGKEPYTGVIAGVRADEEGSRSKERYFSPRDKDNVWDVGDQPPEFWNQFKTDFAPGTHVRIHPLLDWTELNIWEYIEREKIPVVSLYFNQGAGIRYRSLGCYPCTNPVESEARTLPEIIDELKSGKFSNIAERSGRAQDSEDGGGLETLRRDGYM is encoded by the coding sequence ATGGATCATCTCGACAAACTCGAAGCCCAAAGCGTCTATATTCTCAGGGAGGCATACCGGGAGTTTAAAAGCCTCTGCATGCTCTGGTCGATCGGCAAGGACAGTACCGTCATGCTCTGGCTTGCCCGAAAGGCCTTTTTCGGTCACGTACCAATTCCCCTTGTACACGTTGACACGCACTACAAGATTCCTGAAATGATCGAGTACCGTGACCGTCTCGCGCTGGAGTGGAACCTCAATATGATCTACGGTGAAAACCGTGAGGCGCTTGATCAAAAACTCACCTTTCCCGATGGCAACACCGACCGGCTCACCTGCTGCAAATATCTGAAAAGCGAAGCATTGAAGCACACCCTTTCGGGTGAGTGGCCGCGCTATCGTATGGATCATGAGCTCAAGCACTATGTTCAGGATGAGGGTAAAGAGCCCTATACCGGCGTTATAGCGGGAGTCAGGGCGGACGAGGAGGGGAGTCGTTCCAAGGAGCGCTATTTCTCTCCAAGGGACAAGGATAATGTATGGGATGTCGGCGACCAGCCGCCCGAGTTCTGGAACCAGTTCAAGACCGATTTCGCTCCCGGCACCCATGTGCGCATTCACCCGCTTCTCGACTGGACCGAGCTGAATATCTGGGAGTATATCGAGCGCGAAAAGATCCCCGTGGTCTCGCTCTACTTCAATCAGGGAGCAGGCATACGATACCGTTCACTCGGTTGTTACCCCTGCACCAACCCGGTTGAATCCGAAGCGCGAACACTGCCTGAAATCATTGATGAGCTCAAGAGCGGCAAGTTTTCAAACATAGCCGAACGCTCCGGTAGAGCCCAGGACAGTGAAGATGGAGGGGGGTTGGAGACGCTCCGCCGCGACGGGTACATGTGA
- a CDS encoding sulfate ABC transporter substrate-binding protein, whose translation MHLNWTKKITLAASLLLASGLPGVVAEAALAPAKLLNVSYDPTRELYQSENAAFIKFWKAKTGQTVTIDQSHGGSGKQGRAVIDGLEADVVTLALAYDIDAIADSKLIDPNWQKRLANNSTPYTSTIVFVVRKGNPKRIKGWDDLVKPGVSVITPNPKTSGGARWNYLAAWGFKQKQTGSAVKAKAFVKALYKNVPVLDTGARGSTLTFAQRGLGDVFLSWENEAHLILKEFGSDKFEIVAPATSILAEPPVAVVDKNVAKHGTRKLAEAYLNFLYTPQSQEIIASNYYRPSSPAALKKYGANFPKIKLFTLKEFFGDWRTAQKTHFKDGGVFDQIYLP comes from the coding sequence ATGCATCTCAATTGGACTAAAAAAATTACACTTGCGGCATCACTCTTACTTGCTTCGGGCCTTCCGGGCGTTGTAGCCGAGGCAGCACTGGCACCGGCCAAGCTGCTCAACGTCTCCTATGATCCGACAAGGGAGCTCTACCAGAGCGAAAACGCTGCTTTTATCAAATTCTGGAAAGCCAAAACAGGTCAGACGGTCACCATCGACCAGTCACACGGCGGTTCAGGCAAACAGGGTCGTGCGGTCATTGACGGTCTGGAAGCTGATGTTGTAACACTCGCGCTTGCGTATGACATTGATGCTATTGCCGACAGCAAACTCATTGACCCGAACTGGCAGAAAAGACTGGCCAACAACAGCACCCCGTACACCTCTACCATTGTCTTTGTAGTACGCAAGGGCAATCCGAAACGGATCAAAGGGTGGGATGATCTCGTAAAACCGGGTGTATCAGTGATCACCCCTAACCCGAAAACGTCGGGCGGCGCACGCTGGAACTACCTTGCAGCATGGGGCTTCAAACAGAAGCAGACCGGTTCAGCAGTAAAGGCAAAAGCATTCGTCAAGGCTTTATACAAAAATGTTCCTGTGCTCGACACCGGTGCACGCGGCTCTACCCTGACATTCGCACAGCGCGGACTTGGCGATGTCTTTCTCTCCTGGGAAAATGAAGCCCACCTGATTCTGAAAGAGTTCGGGTCGGACAAGTTTGAGATCGTAGCGCCGGCAACAAGCATACTTGCTGAACCGCCGGTAGCCGTTGTTGATAAAAACGTGGCCAAACACGGCACGCGCAAACTTGCTGAAGCATACCTGAACTTCCTCTACACGCCTCAGTCACAGGAGATCATTGCCAGTAACTACTACCGCCCGAGCAGCCCTGCCGCACTGAAAAAATATGGTGCGAACTTCCCGAAAATCAAGCTCTTTACCCTGAAAGAGTTCTTCGGTGACTGGCGCACAGCCCAGAAGACCCACTTCAAGGATGGCGGTGTGTTCGATCAGATCTATCTTCCCTGA
- a CDS encoding carboxymuconolactone decarboxylase family protein has protein sequence MSIRYITPSATLSADTLAGKVLGQIRREFGAEVEPFTLHLPVPELLAGVWIATRETLLAGSGRRDAKEVVAAAVSSLNRCPYCLDAHRIMLLESSGHDFSKALADNDPEQIEDEFLRDVAAWAAATRTPGSPLLATPPFSSKEAPAFIGTAVIFHYINRMVTILLGNSPLPFSSGFPKKVAMQMAAWFFGGAIRLLKPPGTSLALLPEAVLPDDMLWAEPSPVISAAFARFAHVIEKSGERSLSAEVRKAVHTSVQNWFGSDPGMASILLDEAITHLTEKDKAAGRLALLTALAPWRVDETVVRAFSSSFPGDDRLIAALAWSSFVAAKRVGSWL, from the coding sequence ATGAGCATCCGGTATATCACACCCTCGGCAACTCTTTCCGCTGACACCCTTGCAGGAAAGGTGCTCGGCCAGATTCGCCGGGAGTTCGGAGCGGAGGTTGAGCCCTTTACCCTTCACCTGCCGGTTCCGGAGCTGCTTGCCGGAGTCTGGATCGCAACCCGTGAAACACTGCTTGCCGGTAGCGGACGCAGGGATGCAAAAGAGGTGGTTGCCGCCGCTGTCTCATCACTCAACCGCTGCCCTTACTGCCTTGATGCCCACCGCATCATGCTGCTTGAATCCTCAGGCCATGACTTCTCGAAGGCTCTGGCAGATAACGATCCCGAACAGATAGAAGATGAGTTCCTCCGCGATGTTGCAGCATGGGCCGCAGCGACCCGCACCCCCGGTTCACCTCTCCTTGCAACACCCCCCTTCAGTTCAAAGGAGGCACCTGCCTTTATCGGCACAGCAGTTATTTTCCACTATATCAACCGGATGGTCACCATTCTGCTCGGCAACTCTCCACTCCCCTTTAGCAGCGGGTTCCCGAAAAAGGTGGCGATGCAGATGGCCGCATGGTTTTTCGGTGGTGCTATCCGGCTCCTGAAACCGCCGGGTACCTCGCTGGCGCTGCTTCCGGAAGCAGTACTGCCGGATGATATGCTATGGGCCGAACCCTCCCCGGTGATCTCCGCGGCATTTGCCCGTTTTGCTCACGTCATCGAAAAATCAGGAGAGCGGTCGCTCTCTGCTGAGGTGCGCAAAGCAGTACATACATCAGTTCAGAACTGGTTCGGCAGTGACCCCGGAATGGCGAGTATCTTGCTTGATGAGGCAATAACTCATCTGACAGAAAAGGATAAAGCCGCAGGAAGGCTTGCGCTCCTTACAGCTCTTGCCCCCTGGCGTGTCGATGAAACTGTCGTCAGGGCATTCTCCTCAAGCTTCCCCGGAGATGACCGGCTTATTGCCGCCCTGGCGTGGAGCAGTTTTGTGGCGGCCAAACGAGTAGGCTCCTGGCTTTAA
- a CDS encoding sulfate/molybdate ABC transporter ATP-binding protein gives MGIELQNITKKFTGYTAIDNISLNIASGDLIALLGPSGCGKTTLLRIIAGLETADSGKIILEGKDTTNLPPREKNVGFVFQHYALFRRLTVYENVAFGLKVLPRGKRPGRSEIKDRVEHLLKLVQMEWALKRYPSQLSGGQRQRVALARALAVNPRVLLLDEPFSALDAKVRQELRRWLRKLHDEIHVTSIFVTHDQEEALELADKIVVINKGKIEQQGTPQEVYDHPANAFVYNFLGNVNVFHGRVHEGMVTLGGHSVDAPDELKNSAEKTSQTFVRPHEIGISKIRSEGNDLEGTIREIRLLGGQIGLNIDCEGFDQPIDAEIPRELYVNLQLKKGDKVFVTFNKVKVFAGDYEI, from the coding sequence ATGGGTATTGAACTTCAGAACATCACAAAAAAATTCACCGGTTATACGGCGATTGACAATATCAGCCTTAATATCGCTTCGGGAGATCTTATTGCGCTTCTTGGGCCATCGGGATGCGGAAAAACAACCCTGCTGCGCATTATTGCCGGTCTGGAAACCGCTGATTCAGGAAAGATCATCCTTGAAGGCAAGGACACAACCAACCTGCCGCCTCGGGAGAAAAATGTAGGTTTTGTCTTTCAGCACTATGCCCTCTTCCGGCGCCTCACTGTTTATGAAAATGTAGCCTTCGGCCTCAAGGTGCTTCCGCGCGGCAAACGCCCTGGGCGGAGCGAAATCAAGGATCGGGTCGAGCATCTTCTGAAACTCGTACAGATGGAGTGGGCGCTCAAACGCTACCCTTCACAGCTCTCGGGTGGTCAGCGGCAGCGTGTAGCCCTCGCAAGGGCGCTGGCGGTCAATCCGAGAGTGCTTTTGCTTGATGAGCCTTTTTCGGCGCTTGATGCCAAGGTACGCCAGGAGCTTCGCCGATGGCTTCGCAAACTGCATGATGAAATTCATGTCACCAGTATTTTCGTCACCCACGACCAGGAGGAGGCTCTGGAGCTGGCCGACAAAATTGTTGTAATCAACAAGGGGAAAATCGAACAGCAGGGAACGCCGCAGGAGGTCTACGACCATCCGGCAAACGCTTTTGTCTACAACTTCCTTGGTAACGTCAACGTCTTCCACGGACGTGTTCACGAAGGGATGGTAACACTTGGCGGTCACAGTGTTGATGCTCCTGATGAGCTGAAAAACAGTGCCGAAAAAACAAGCCAGACCTTTGTACGCCCTCACGAGATAGGAATCAGCAAAATCAGGAGTGAAGGAAACGATCTTGAGGGCACCATCCGTGAAATCCGCCTGCTTGGCGGTCAGATCGGTCTGAATATTGATTGCGAAGGGTTTGATCAGCCGATTGATGCTGAAATACCCAGAGAGCTCTACGTAAACCTCCAGCTCAAAAAGGGAGACAAGGTCTTTGTCACCTTCAACAAGGTCAAGGTCTTTGCGGGCGATTACGAAATCTGA
- the cysW gene encoding sulfate ABC transporter permease subunit CysW — protein sequence MLKPEPSQVNPPVLRKKISDPVPVQILLIGLTLLFFIGFVFLPLGLVFSQAFQKGWEFYVEAIKEPYTIEAVKLTLITVAIVVPLNAFFGVSAAWAITKFSFPGKAALKTLLDLPFAVSPVIAGLIFVLLLGSRTPFGSWLGEQGIKIIFSTPGIVIATLFVTFPFVARELIPLMEAQGRDEEEAALTLGAKGWQIFGKITLPNIRWGLLYGMILCSARAIGEFGAVSVVSGHIRGQTNTIPLHVEILYSEYNFTASFAVASLLVFLALTTVIVKAFMENRFQKNSSQH from the coding sequence ATGTTAAAACCAGAACCATCACAGGTAAACCCTCCCGTTTTACGAAAAAAGATATCCGACCCGGTACCGGTGCAGATATTACTCATCGGCCTTACCCTGCTCTTTTTTATCGGGTTTGTTTTTCTGCCCCTCGGCCTCGTCTTCTCCCAGGCATTCCAGAAAGGATGGGAGTTCTATGTTGAAGCGATAAAAGAGCCCTACACGATTGAAGCAGTCAAGCTGACGCTGATAACCGTAGCTATTGTCGTACCTCTCAACGCATTTTTCGGAGTGTCGGCGGCATGGGCAATCACAAAATTCAGCTTTCCCGGTAAAGCAGCGCTGAAAACCCTGCTCGATCTTCCCTTTGCCGTCTCTCCGGTCATCGCCGGTCTTATCTTTGTGCTGCTTCTCGGCAGCCGAACCCCTTTCGGCTCGTGGCTTGGCGAGCAGGGAATCAAAATCATCTTTTCTACACCCGGTATTGTCATTGCAACCCTCTTTGTAACCTTTCCCTTTGTGGCAAGGGAGCTGATTCCCCTTATGGAAGCCCAGGGGCGCGACGAAGAGGAGGCAGCTTTGACACTCGGAGCAAAAGGATGGCAGATATTCGGCAAAATAACCCTGCCGAACATCCGCTGGGGTCTGCTCTACGGCATGATTCTCTGCAGCGCACGCGCAATCGGTGAGTTCGGAGCGGTATCAGTAGTATCAGGTCATATCCGCGGACAGACCAACACAATTCCGCTGCATGTGGAAATTCTCTACAGCGAATACAACTTCACGGCATCGTTCGCCGTGGCTTCACTGCTTGTGTTTCTCGCCCTGACTACGGTAATTGTCAAGGCTTTCATGGAAAACAGGTTTCAGAAAAACAGCTCACAACATTAA
- a CDS encoding GTP-binding protein: MNGRSQMNIVIVGHVDHGKSTVIGRLLADTGSLPQGKLESVKESCRKNSKPFEYAFLLDALKDEQAQGITIDMARCFFNTEKRDYIIIDAPGHIEFLKNMITGASRAEAALLVIDAHEGIQENSKRHGHMVSMLGVKHVTVLVNKMDLAGYSEEVFEQLKKEYTAFLAQIKVTPVSFIPVSAREGDNIASLSDRMEWYKGATVLEQLDRFVSSKELQELPFRFPVQDIYKFTRSDDDRRIVAGSVAAGSVQVGDEVLFLPSGKQSVIQSVESFNTQPKQRATAGEAAGFTLTTQIYIRPGELMVKPSEPQPEVGSRFRVNIFWVGRAPMIRQKEYKLKLGSARASVKLAEISNTLDASDLSYSKSKQQLDCRDVGECILETARPIAFDPASASETTGRFVIVDNYEICGGGIVLENLSAGETLLQQHIRDRENNWEPGLVHVEERVAANRHKAKFIVFTGAQGTGKRAVAKALERGLFENSLNAYYLGVANIDRGLDADLGTHADSAGERLRRIGELARILTDAGLIFITTIDDADDYDIETLKQLNEPNDILVINLGENGFSRYQPDFELPAGVNVADAVSQVADILKSREIIIDYQI; the protein is encoded by the coding sequence ATGAATGGACGTTCGCAGATGAATATTGTTATAGTCGGTCATGTTGATCACGGCAAAAGTACCGTGATAGGCCGGCTGCTTGCCGATACGGGATCACTGCCACAGGGCAAGCTTGAATCGGTCAAGGAGAGCTGCCGCAAAAACTCGAAGCCTTTCGAGTATGCGTTTCTGCTTGATGCGCTCAAGGATGAGCAGGCTCAGGGCATTACCATCGATATGGCCCGCTGCTTTTTCAACACCGAAAAGCGTGACTATATCATTATTGACGCTCCAGGCCATATCGAGTTTCTGAAAAACATGATTACCGGCGCATCCCGGGCTGAAGCGGCTCTGCTTGTGATTGATGCCCATGAAGGGATACAGGAGAACTCCAAACGGCACGGCCATATGGTATCCATGCTCGGCGTGAAGCATGTTACGGTGCTGGTTAACAAGATGGATCTCGCCGGATACAGCGAGGAGGTTTTTGAGCAGCTTAAAAAGGAGTACACGGCTTTTCTTGCCCAGATCAAGGTGACGCCGGTCAGCTTTATACCGGTCAGTGCCCGTGAGGGTGACAATATCGCTTCGCTTTCCGACCGTATGGAGTGGTACAAGGGAGCAACGGTGCTTGAGCAGCTTGACCGCTTTGTCAGCAGCAAGGAGCTTCAGGAACTGCCGTTCCGCTTTCCCGTGCAGGATATCTACAAGTTTACCCGGAGTGATGACGACCGCCGGATTGTTGCCGGAAGTGTGGCGGCAGGTTCAGTGCAGGTGGGTGATGAGGTGCTCTTTCTCCCCTCCGGCAAGCAGTCGGTCATCCAGTCGGTAGAGTCATTCAACACGCAGCCAAAACAGCGGGCGACAGCCGGTGAGGCAGCCGGTTTTACCCTCACAACCCAGATCTATATCCGTCCGGGAGAGCTTATGGTCAAGCCCTCCGAGCCCCAGCCGGAAGTGGGCAGCCGGTTCCGGGTGAACATCTTCTGGGTCGGAAGGGCTCCGATGATCCGCCAGAAAGAGTACAAGCTCAAGCTGGGTTCCGCTCGCGCTTCGGTCAAGCTGGCAGAGATCAGCAATACGCTTGACGCTTCGGATTTGAGTTACAGCAAGAGCAAGCAGCAGCTTGACTGCCGTGATGTTGGCGAGTGCATACTTGAAACGGCCCGTCCCATAGCCTTTGATCCGGCCTCTGCCAGTGAAACAACAGGCAGGTTTGTGATTGTTGATAATTATGAAATTTGTGGTGGCGGTATTGTTCTTGAAAATCTTTCGGCGGGCGAAACCCTGCTCCAGCAGCATATCCGCGATCGGGAAAATAACTGGGAGCCCGGGCTGGTGCACGTTGAGGAGAGGGTTGCTGCAAACCGGCACAAGGCGAAGTTTATTGTTTTTACCGGTGCACAGGGTACCGGGAAGCGTGCCGTTGCCAAAGCTCTTGAACGGGGACTTTTTGAAAACAGCCTGAATGCCTACTATCTTGGAGTAGCCAATATTGATCGCGGTCTTGATGCCGATCTTGGAACTCATGCCGACAGTGCCGGCGAGCGGCTGCGGCGGATTGGTGAGCTTGCCCGTATTCTTACCGATGCAGGGCTGATCTTTATTACCACGATTGATGATGCTGATGATTACGATATCGAAACCCTGAAGCAGCTGAACGAACCCAATGATATTCTCGTCATCAACCTGGGCGAAAACGGTTTTTCCCGATATCAGCCTGATTTTGAGCTTCCTGCAGGAGTGAATGTCGCTGACGCTGTAAGTCAAGTGGCTGATATTCTGAAATCACGGGAGATCATTATCGACTACCAGATATGA
- a CDS encoding precorrin-2 dehydrogenase/sirohydrochlorin ferrochelatase family protein, whose product MSWLPICLKVENKQVLILGGGKAALEKIQMLLRCDVPVTVVGEEIDDSILQSGCNCHLRPFLSGDLEGVLLVYACNRDREVNRLVKEEANARGILVNTPDDPELCDFITPALFIDGPMMVAVSSGGTDVRKAVEWRNRIKTYFSTHDPIS is encoded by the coding sequence ATGAGCTGGTTGCCGATATGCCTTAAGGTTGAAAATAAACAGGTGCTCATTCTGGGCGGAGGAAAAGCCGCCCTTGAAAAAATTCAGATGCTTCTCCGGTGTGACGTTCCGGTTACGGTAGTCGGTGAAGAGATTGATGACTCCATTCTGCAAAGCGGCTGTAACTGCCATCTCCGACCATTCCTCAGTGGTGACCTTGAGGGAGTTCTTCTTGTTTACGCCTGCAACCGTGACCGGGAGGTGAACCGTCTTGTAAAAGAGGAGGCCAACGCCCGCGGTATTCTGGTCAATACACCCGACGATCCTGAACTGTGCGATTTTATTACCCCGGCACTCTTTATTGACGGCCCCATGATGGTTGCCGTTTCGTCGGGAGGCACGGATGTACGAAAGGCTGTAGAGTGGCGGAACAGGATAAAAACATACTTCAGCACCCATGACCCGATATCCTGA
- a CDS encoding phosphoadenylyl-sulfate reductase, translating into MSQEKIEQLSTELSGSSPEEILRAAVACFGAANMAFASSFGAEDQVLTDMLQREKLPVPVFTLDTGRLHQETYDVFDATRKHYGIEIEALFPDTAAVESMLVQHGPNLFYDSIEKRRECCRIRKVQPLKKKLSTVKAWICGLRREQSVTRTAVAPIEWDAAFGLYKINPLAEVSEEWVWEYIKTHNVPFNRLHEEGYPSIGCAPCTRAVKPGEDLRAGRWWWEIAEHRECGLHREKQ; encoded by the coding sequence ATGAGCCAGGAAAAGATCGAACAATTGAGCACTGAACTCTCCGGCAGTTCACCCGAAGAGATATTGCGTGCGGCCGTCGCCTGTTTTGGCGCAGCAAATATGGCATTTGCATCAAGTTTCGGGGCCGAGGATCAGGTACTTACCGATATGCTGCAGAGGGAAAAACTACCGGTTCCGGTTTTTACGCTTGATACCGGGCGGCTTCATCAGGAGACCTACGATGTTTTCGATGCCACCAGAAAGCATTACGGCATCGAGATTGAAGCGCTTTTTCCCGATACGGCCGCTGTTGAATCGATGCTGGTGCAGCATGGTCCGAATCTTTTTTATGACAGCATTGAAAAGAGGCGCGAGTGCTGCCGTATACGAAAGGTGCAGCCGCTCAAAAAAAAGCTTTCAACAGTGAAGGCCTGGATATGCGGTCTTCGCCGCGAGCAGTCGGTCACCAGAACCGCTGTAGCTCCGATTGAGTGGGATGCCGCGTTCGGCCTCTACAAGATAAACCCGCTTGCCGAAGTGTCGGAAGAGTGGGTGTGGGAGTATATCAAAACGCACAATGTTCCCTTCAACAGGCTGCATGAAGAGGGCTATCCGAGCATTGGATGCGCACCCTGTACCCGGGCGGTCAAGCCGGGAGAGGATCTCCGTGCAGGACGCTGGTGGTGGGAGATTGCCGAGCACCGGGAGTGCGGTCTGCATCGTGAAAAACAGTAA
- the cobA gene encoding uroporphyrinogen-III C-methyltransferase — MTRYPEPLRRIVEHLEHSPLEPSWFAVDPFSCLPVEDDLFQVLFDGRGDALFMPAPTLPKHIPEDLEIAALLSISSGADKNASHPLHSMSALVVRKDRADLKVLFAPLDLRRSYGKVYLTGAGAGSRDYLTLKADKLLRSAGVIFYDDLIDTSLLDAYTAEKVYVGKRKGLHHADQDAINRQLYLAAVKKQIVVRLKGGDPLIFGRGGEELAWLCERQIDVEVVPGVSALQSAAASAGIPLTQRGLSGGVTLQSAHNVLGGGTPRTLVYFMCASRLIELQAKLIEDGVDEDIPVALVFKAGFFDEALTMTTVSQMHNAEQASPLLAIIGRTAALYRKRSKILHTGGDPYRSLLPGKIVPLADITTGGKTVGEADLSLFSGIVLTDAAMVDSLIAAFGAFPSHLVLYAEGSPTAEALRNRGYGSRVMEV; from the coding sequence ATGACCCGATATCCTGAGCCTCTCCGCCGTATAGTTGAGCATCTTGAGCACTCTCCTCTTGAACCATCCTGGTTTGCTGTTGACCCCTTCAGTTGCCTTCCGGTTGAGGATGACCTTTTTCAGGTTCTCTTTGACGGGCGCGGGGATGCACTTTTTATGCCGGCTCCAACACTTCCGAAGCACATACCCGAAGATCTTGAAATTGCAGCGCTGCTCTCCATCAGCAGTGGAGCGGATAAGAACGCCTCGCATCCTCTCCACTCCATGAGCGCTCTTGTTGTACGAAAGGATCGTGCTGATCTCAAGGTGCTCTTTGCCCCGCTTGATCTTCGCCGCAGCTACGGCAAGGTCTATTTGACCGGTGCCGGTGCCGGGAGCCGTGACTATCTGACACTGAAGGCTGACAAGCTCCTTCGTTCAGCCGGGGTGATCTTCTACGATGACCTTATTGATACAAGTCTGCTTGATGCCTATACGGCAGAAAAGGTTTACGTCGGCAAGCGAAAGGGGCTTCATCATGCCGACCAGGATGCCATTAACCGTCAGCTTTATCTTGCAGCAGTAAAAAAACAGATTGTGGTACGTCTAAAAGGAGGCGATCCGCTTATTTTCGGAAGGGGAGGCGAAGAGCTGGCCTGGCTGTGTGAGCGTCAGATTGATGTCGAAGTTGTTCCCGGTGTCTCAGCGCTGCAGAGTGCTGCGGCGTCAGCAGGAATCCCGCTTACCCAGCGGGGTCTCAGCGGAGGGGTGACCCTGCAGAGCGCCCATAATGTTCTCGGCGGAGGCACTCCGCGAACCCTGGTTTACTTTATGTGTGCCAGCAGGTTGATAGAGCTGCAGGCAAAACTCATAGAGGATGGGGTAGATGAGGATATACCGGTTGCTCTGGTTTTCAAGGCAGGTTTTTTTGATGAAGCGCTGACCATGACAACCGTCAGTCAAATGCATAACGCAGAGCAGGCCTCTCCACTCCTTGCCATAATCGGCCGGACAGCCGCGCTTTACAGGAAACGGTCAAAAATTCTCCACACGGGTGGTGATCCATACCGCTCTTTGCTCCCCGGAAAAATTGTACCCCTCGCCGATATTACAACCGGAGGGAAAACAGTGGGTGAAGCTGACCTGTCACTCTTTTCAGGGATTGTTTTAACCGATGCGGCGATGGTTGATTCACTGATTGCCGCGTTCGGTGCGTTTCCTTCGCATCTCGTGCTCTATGCCGAGGGTTCTCCGACTGCCGAAGCACTTCGAAACCGGGGCTACGGCAGCAGAGTTATGGAGGTATGA
- the cysT gene encoding sulfate ABC transporter permease subunit CysT, with product MGIFQKKRRNILPGFGLSMGYTVFYLSAVVIVPLSMIFFNAIPMGWEPFVSAVTAPRVLASYKLSFSTAFFAALFDAVAGLLTAWVLVRYRFPGKAVLDALVDIPFALPTAVAGICFATLYSPVGWLGDITAKWNIEVINSPTGIVIALIFIGFPFVVRTLQPVLEELEPEIEESAHCLGATRMQTFRKILLPHLFPALLTGSTLAFARGIGEYGSVIFIAGNLPMKTEIAPLMIMSKLDQYDYNGASAVALVLLVISFSMILLLNAVQEWQQKEYR from the coding sequence ATGGGAATTTTCCAGAAAAAAAGACGAAACATTCTGCCCGGATTCGGGCTCTCGATGGGCTACACGGTATTCTACCTGTCAGCCGTTGTGATTGTTCCGCTGAGCATGATCTTCTTCAACGCAATTCCCATGGGATGGGAGCCCTTTGTGAGTGCCGTTACTGCCCCCCGCGTTCTTGCATCCTACAAACTGAGTTTTTCAACCGCTTTTTTCGCAGCCCTTTTTGATGCTGTTGCCGGCCTTCTTACTGCATGGGTGCTGGTTCGCTACCGTTTCCCCGGTAAAGCGGTGCTTGATGCCCTTGTGGACATTCCCTTTGCCCTGCCAACCGCAGTTGCCGGTATCTGCTTTGCCACCCTCTACTCGCCCGTCGGATGGCTTGGCGATATAACAGCAAAATGGAACATTGAGGTGATCAACTCACCAACAGGCATAGTCATAGCGCTTATTTTTATCGGTTTTCCCTTTGTAGTCCGTACCCTTCAGCCGGTGCTTGAAGAGCTTGAGCCGGAGATAGAGGAGTCGGCACACTGCCTCGGGGCTACGCGCATGCAGACCTTCAGAAAGATCCTCCTGCCTCATCTCTTTCCGGCACTGCTCACAGGATCAACCCTTGCATTTGCGCGGGGTATCGGCGAGTATGGCTCGGTCATCTTCATTGCAGGAAATCTGCCGATGAAAACCGAGATTGCACCCCTGATGATCATGTCAAAACTTGATCAGTACGATTATAACGGAGCTTCAGCCGTAGCGCTGGTACTGCTCGTCATCTCATTCTCCATGATTCTTCTGCTGAATGCAGTGCAGGAGTGGCAACAGAAAGAATATCGCTAA